GATATCACACGCACTGTTAGCATGGTGACGCACTCTGTATTTGTGGTTGCTGAAATTATAAATTACTTCCCTTAACGGTCTCAGAGCACGTGGACTgatatgttttaattattaacatATTGATATTATTTGACCCTGACGGATAcgcgatatagaaaatggatggacggtTTATTTGAAAGTTCCACCTATTTCATTATGTTAATGACTTAAACCTGTAACATTTATGACTGGACCATTGATGAATAGGCCTAATTAGGAAGCCATAAAGTGTTTAACAGCTTGTAGACGAACCGTGgacctttcatttatttatttatttttggaaaaaataagTTCTTTTGTCACATGCAAAGCTATTAGACCTACAGTGAAGCGGCCACTGGCTGTGAGTCGTGTTCTCAGGTTCTCTTCAAGAATGTTCATACAATatatatttgaaaaagaaaatcattcaaGGGAGTGAGGACTGAGAAAGAGGATGTAGGATATAAAAAAGTGCAGAAGTTCAAATATAGTTTATGTACCCCTCAGCCAAATACATTCAGTTTTTCCCAGTTCCTGACACTCCCATAAAGTGTTCCCTCTCTTCAGTCAGGTAGGATCACTCTATTTAAGaatgtgaaatgtcagaatAATAGAGAATGAtttaatttagcttttatttctttcatcgCAGTATTTACAAAGTATTACATACTTGGCATGTGGCCTCTCACAATAAGTTGCTGGAATTCTGTCCCTTTTCTCCTGACAGAACTGGTGTAACTGATTCAGGTTTGCAGGTCCCCCTTTTCTAACGCTCACTTTTTCAGTTCTGTCagattgaggtcagggctttgtgATGGCCTCTCTAGTATATTGATGTTCGTGGTTATTGTCCATTTGTAAGACCTATTTTTGACCAAGCGATCTTGCTTCAATATATCCACACCGTTTCATGACTTCCTCATAGTACCATCTGTTTTGTGAGTCcctcctgcagcacagcacCATCAAACATGATGCTACCACCCCTGATCTTCACGGTTGGTTATGTGTTCTTCAGCTTGCAGGCATCCCCCTTTCCACCCGAAACATCATTATAATcaaacagttcagtttttctttcatcagagcagagaaaaactaAGATTCTAGAcgtttgtctgcatgtgcagGACTCATTTTACTGTGGAGATACCTTTGTATATGTTTCCTCAAGCATCTGCAGATGGTCCTTTGCTGTTGTTCCGGGACTGATATGCACATTTTGCACCAACATGCATTCAtctcagagagacacaaaacatctTCTCCCTGACTTTGTGGCCCCACGGTCATGCACAAAGTAAATGTCTGTGCCAAAACTATTATTTGTTGACATGAATTCTaagataaaaaacaaaggaaaataatatctaatttattttttcagtgctttattTGAGAAAGAGTAATCTATGCCTTTTTTTCCTGGCTTAAGAACAAGAAAAGATGTAAAAGATGGTTGTGTGGTCTGAATCCAACCAGTCTGacctgtctgtcactgtgtgtatttccGTGTAGGTAATATtcttgtcattgtcattgttgCTGCAAACAAGACCTTCCACTCGGTGACATCAGTGCTGATCATGAACCTGGCCATCAGTGACCTCCTGGTGGGAGTGGGTGTGATGCCTTTTGTTGCTTTGTCCATCATGAACCGTGGCTGGGTCGACTGCATTGTACGTCACCTCTGTCCTTTACTGTGACATTCTTTACAGTCATTAGTGTCTGACGTGACATCAATCTGATGTCTCAGGTCACATCACAGTGAGCATGCATGTGATgacattctgtctctctcctgtgtgaCAGCATCTCTGTTCCTATGTCGGTTACACCTCCTCTGTGTACTGTACGGCTTCCGTGCTGACATTAGCTGCCATTGCCCTCGACCGCTACCACTCCATCATCGACTGCCTGCGCTACACCTCCCGCTGCACCTTGTGGCGGACCTGTGCTGTGGTCCTGTGGATCTGGCTGCAGGCCCTGGCCACCAGCTGCCCTCCCCTGCTCGGCTGGAGCTCCATCAACTATGTGGTTCCCATGTACAGCTGTGCAGTCAACTTGGCCAGCAGTCCCAGCTACACGGCTTTGATGGCTGCCTTTTCCTACCTCATACCGGCAGTGGTCATCCTCTTCTGCTACGTGAACATTGTCAAGGTGGCCCGCAGCCACGCCAGGAGGATCCACACATTGGAGGACTCTGTCCAGCGCAGCAGGAGTCCAAACTCCACCTTCACTCCCCATGATTCATCTCACCAGCACTTTGGGAGCCTCCGCGGCCCCTCAAGACTGATCTATCATGTAAGTGGACAGTTTGTGTCTGAGGTCAGTAGAGAAGAGGGGAGTTATATCAGCCCTGCCCTCTCTGATTCCAGCACAGAGCAGAATAACCCTACGTCCAGACGTTTGTTCTCCTTCCTGGCTCAGAGTGCCTCCCAGCCACCCCTGCAGAACTCCCAGCAGCACCATAACCACCATGGAGTGGTGCGTCTCTTCCTGGTCATCTCAgcctttttcctctgctggaCACCTTACATAGGTGTGGCCCTGATTCAGACTGCAGAAACTGCACTCTCAGGTAAATCTAGTTTCGTTCCACCCTCTGCTGTCACTTTTTCGTATTGGCTGGTGTTGCTGAACTCAGACATCAACCCGTTGCTGTACGCTCTGCTTAGCAAGCGTTTCCAGTGTGCTCTACATGGACTGAGGCAAAAAATAAGAGCACGCCTGGGGAGTGTGGTGGGCAGAGGAGGGGACAccaggacagagggagaggacgGCAGGAGCAGTGACCCCTCCACTCTGACTGCCACCCCTCCTGGGCTGCCTTCCAGCTCTGAGACTTCAACCTGTGATGACAAGTATCCCTCCTCCATTTTTACTGTTAGTACTGACTTCAAACATACTTCAGAGGAGCATCTATGCCAAGTGTGTCACCATGACAATACCTCACCGTCCTGCTCTGTGTGGCAAGATGCTGATGGGTCTACAAGGGTGGACTACCTGCACGTCCCCTCTCGGCCACAGGAGGGCAGCAGACTACCTTTCTCTGCTCTCACCAATGAGCGTCAGGCTACTTTCTTCTATGGCCAGATAACAGTGAGGGTAGAGCATGATGTTTGTTAGCAGCCTGagttctgcagctgctgttgcaAAACATATTTGAAAATAGTTGCTGACTATTTTTCTTTCGAATAACTAATGCATTAATCACTCATTTAGTTGTAAAAATAATGTGGCATATTCAAATGCCTTGTATTGTCTGATCAGCATTCTAAAATAGTCATCATAtaggacaaagaaaagctgcaaatctTACTGAAACTATCAAGAAATTATCAAAACAGATGTGGATTAATTTTATGTtgactgattaatcaactaattgtttcagttctAGCTGAGAtcactttgtttatttcaatGTGTCATGTTGTCTGTGGCCATTTCCAGTGATCAGCCATTACGCAAAGCACAGCATTACAACAcggaggaaaaaacaaacctggACAAAGAAATGTATTGAAAAGAAATCTTTTATATCGTACATGTGATTACACTTGAAGACACCCAACAGTAGATCTAATAAACCCATCATTTATTCACACTCTAAATATTTCTTCCTCAAATGTGATAATCATATGTTGCATCTTAGTGTAAAAATCATCATTCCTTACAAAGGTTTACATTTATGTCTAGCAATAATTCCAGAGGAatacaatattattatttattgtcataGAGAATGACAATGGGAAACAGTGCTATTGTACTCTattgcaaaac
This region of Scatophagus argus isolate fScaArg1 chromosome 10, fScaArg1.pri, whole genome shotgun sequence genomic DNA includes:
- the LOC124065655 gene encoding 5-hydroxytryptamine receptor 1D is translated as MRPPPSPSKSKGVGSPGDLSEHEGNRWRTFDHAHFFFRQVTLFFFFLFLYVAHHVRTAVCFEMDMDDLGSPRSSLRTEAAVNASCTEDAGHYASGRVRLVLEILMVLMCLGAVTGNILVIVIVAANKTFHSVTSVLIMNLAISDLLVGVGVMPFVALSIMNRGWVDCIHLCSYVGYTSSVYCTASVLTLAAIALDRYHSIIDCLRYTSRCTLWRTCAVVLWIWLQALATSCPPLLGWSSINYVVPMYSCAVNLASSPSYTALMAAFSYLIPAVVILFCYVNIVKVARSHARRIHTLEDSVQRSRSPNSTFTPHDSSHQHFGSLRGPSRLIYHVSGQFVSEVSREEGSYISPALSDSSTEQNNPTSRRLFSFLAQSASQPPLQNSQQHHNHHGVVRLFLVISAFFLCWTPYIGVALIQTAETALSGKSSFVPPSAVTFSYWLVLLNSDINPLLYALLSKRFQCALHGLRQKIRARLGSVVGRGGDTRTEGEDGRSSDPSTLTATPPGLPSSSETSTCDDKYPSSIFTVSTDFKHTSEEHLCQVCHHDNTSPSCSVWQDADGSTRVDYLHVPSRPQEGSRLPFSALTNERQATFFYGQITVRVEHDVC